Genomic segment of Paenibacillus polymyxa:
GTCGGCAGATGCACGTAAGATCACAACCAGTGGGAACCGTGTCACTGTCACGTACGAGAATTCTACTCATGCAGAAGGCATACGCAATTTTAAAGTCATCGAAACGTATTCGGCAGAGTCGAATGGTTCGGTGTTGTGGAATATACAGGTGCAGAATACAAGTGGGAAAAAATTGGAGATTGGCGATTTCGGTTTGCCTCTGCCTTTTAATGAGCAGTGGACCAATGGTGATGCGATCTACGAAACTAGAGTGGTGACGCATTCCTTTGTCGGCAATAACAGCTCCTACATCACAGCTGGGCGTCCCAGCGGCATTGGTTCTTCCCTGCTGCTGATTCCTGATTCCACAACGGGTGCGGGCTTTGAGTATCAGGATCACTGGCGGGATGAGGAGCATCCGGGCAGTAAATGGGCGTGGAACCCGGCTAACGAAGGCAAATGGCTGGAAGGACTCAATGTATTTTATATTCATTCCAATGTCATCAAGTCCACCAACCGGGGGTATTTGCCCAATACAAGCCTAATCCTGAATCCCGGTCAAAGCAAAAACTATGGTTTCAAGTTTCTGGCGGTGAAGGACGAGCATGATGTAAAAGATACGTTGTACCAAGAAAACTTGGTAGATACAACAGTCGTACCGGGTATGATCGTGCCTACGAATCAAAAGGCGAAGGTGGACCTGCGCTCCAAGCAGGCGATCAGCAAAGTAACCTATCCAGACGGAACCGCTATTCCGCAGACGGATAGCAAGGCCGGAGGACATCACATTTATGAACTGAAATTTACTAAGCTGGGCCCGAACTTCATAACGGTAGAATACGGCAACGGTAACAAAACGGTGTTACAGTTCTATGCCATCGAGCCGATTGATCAAGCGCTGCAACGGCATGCTACATTTATGGTCGACAAAACCCAATGGAATGTACCGGGTGATCTGCGCGACAAGGTATTTGACGATTGGATGATGCATACCAAATCCAAACGCAACATTTTTAACGGCTATTGGGGCTGGGGGGATGATTGGGGTCTGACCCACGGACAGTTCCTGGCTGAGAAAAACACACTGTCTCCAGTCGCCAAAGAGGTGCGGGCAGTAGACGATTATTTGGAGACGGCAATTTGGACGAATCTGATGAACGGACATCATGAGGATTATTTAATTCATGATTTCTTGATGCCGGAACCGAACGATACACCGACCTATCGAGGGTATGCGTATCCGCACGTATACAACACGTATTTCAGCATGTACAAGATTGCCAAGGAATACCCGGATCTTGTCACTTACAAGCATCCAAAGGAAACCTATTTGCTGCGGGCGTATAACATTTTCAAAGCATTGTATGAAGGGCCAGTCGCGTACAACTGGGAAACAGGTTTGATGGGCGAACTGACCACACCGGATATTATTCAGGCACTTCATGATGAAGGCTATGATGATGAAGCGAATGATCTTAAGGAAAAAATGGATCGTAAATATAACAATTTTAAAAATACAAAGTATCCTTACGGTTCTGAATATAGCTATGACAATACAGGAGAAGAGGCTGTATATACGTTAGCCAAACAGAATATAGATACAGAGGGCGAGCAAAGTAAAGCCCTGGAAATGATGAGTAAAATTAATGCCAAAACCCGTGCGGCACGCGGTCATATGCCCGTATGGTACTACTACACCGATCCGGTGACGATTACCGGGGAGAACTGGTTTAACTTCCAGTACACGACTTCGCTTGCTGGATATGCGATGGATGACTGGATTCGCCATCATGAGGACAATCACCGTGAGGAACAACAACGGTTGTCTTATGCAGCTAAAATTGCCAATGTTGGAGCGATTAACTCCGGGCAAATCAGCTCGGACCCTGAGAACATCGGGGCGGTCGCATGGACTTATCAAGCGGAAAAAGGCAATAACGGCACGAACGGCACTGGCGGTGGTAAAAATGTTCCGCTCTTTAACGGCTGGCGCGGCATGAGCGGTGAGGCTGATCTCGGATTGTTCGGTGCGCTCAAAACGTTAAGTGCTGATATCGCGATTGATCCTATTTTCGGATTGACGGGCTACGGTGCAGAGGTGAGCAAAAACGGCAACGTGTATACGATCAAGCCGCTGGACGGCCTGTTCAAGCGCATCAATCTGATCACGGAAAAGCTGTATATCGAGCTGGAAAAGGACCAATATACAGAAGCCAAGCTGGCAACATCCAAGGATTACGTATGGCTCCAACTGAAAAATCAAACACCGGGTCAAGCCCATTCCACGTACGTTACATTTGACGGTTTGAAAAAAGGAACGTATTTGGTTAAAGTAGGCGGTCAATCACAAGGGAAGTTTAATGCGTATGCGCCTTCCAACAAGCTTAAATTGGAGATTGGTACAGCATCCTCTTACACGGTAGAGCTGACACCAACCACACCTGATCCGAACAAAGCACCTGTCGTGGATGCCGGCAAAGATTCGAAGGTAAAGCTGCCGGATCAGATCATTCTGAAAGGCACGGCTACGGATGATGGGCTTCCGCAAGGAAAGGTGACAAACGAGTGGAGTCTGGTTGAAGGACCACAGGACGCGAAGGTCACATTCAGTAACAAAACATCGCTGCGCACGAAGGTGGACGTTTCCGAGCCGGGAACGTATGTGTTCAAGCTGACAGCCAGCGATTCTCAGTTGTCAGCGGAGGCTAAAGTAACGGTGGTAGCTGAACCGGCGGCTCCGTTACTTGAACAGCTTGCAGCTTACAAGTTTGATGAAACAAGCGGTTCTGTAGTTGCGGATTCATCAGACAGCGGTAATGATGCTGCCGTGAAGGGGACGGCTGCATGGGCTGCGGGTAAAACAGGCAATGCTGTCAGCCTGAACGGCAAGGACAGCTATGTGCAGCTTCCGGCGGGTATTGTCAGTCGGGCACAGCAATTGACCGTATCCGGTTGGGTTAAAGCGAACACCCTGAGCGATTATGTGCGGATTTTTGACTTTGGCTCCGGGACGAATGAATATATGTTCCTGACGCCTAAAGCAGGAAATACCATGCTGTTTGCCATTA
This window contains:
- a CDS encoding DUF5695 domain-containing protein — its product is MKFKGILAAFLFLTTASVLFGTHTAEAHELSNDKLTIQTGEHGEISSIRIKGDAFPTEYVMNATVTPEQNTADHQWLGELMFTYRLDGGSWTKAWTNKSADARKITTSGNRVTVTYENSTHAEGIRNFKVIETYSAESNGSVLWNIQVQNTSGKKLEIGDFGLPLPFNEQWTNGDAIYETRVVTHSFVGNNSSYITAGRPSGIGSSLLLIPDSTTGAGFEYQDHWRDEEHPGSKWAWNPANEGKWLEGLNVFYIHSNVIKSTNRGYLPNTSLILNPGQSKNYGFKFLAVKDEHDVKDTLYQENLVDTTVVPGMIVPTNQKAKVDLRSKQAISKVTYPDGTAIPQTDSKAGGHHIYELKFTKLGPNFITVEYGNGNKTVLQFYAIEPIDQALQRHATFMVDKTQWNVPGDLRDKVFDDWMMHTKSKRNIFNGYWGWGDDWGLTHGQFLAEKNTLSPVAKEVRAVDDYLETAIWTNLMNGHHEDYLIHDFLMPEPNDTPTYRGYAYPHVYNTYFSMYKIAKEYPDLVTYKHPKETYLLRAYNIFKALYEGPVAYNWETGLMGELTTPDIIQALHDEGYDDEANDLKEKMDRKYNNFKNTKYPYGSEYSYDNTGEEAVYTLAKQNIDTEGEQSKALEMMSKINAKTRAARGHMPVWYYYTDPVTITGENWFNFQYTTSLAGYAMDDWIRHHEDNHREEQQRLSYAAKIANVGAINSGQISSDPENIGAVAWTYQAEKGNNGTNGTGGGKNVPLFNGWRGMSGEADLGLFGALKTLSADIAIDPIFGLTGYGAEVSKNGNVYTIKPLDGLFKRINLITEKLYIELEKDQYTEAKLATSKDYVWLQLKNQTPGQAHSTYVTFDGLKKGTYLVKVGGQSQGKFNAYAPSNKLKLEIGTASSYTVELTPTTPDPNKAPVVDAGKDSKVKLPDQIILKGTATDDGLPQGKVTNEWSLVEGPQDAKVTFSNKTSLRTKVDVSEPGTYVFKLTASDSQLSAEAKVTVVAEPAAPLLEQLAAYKFDETSGSVVADSSDSGNDAAVKGTAAWAAGKTGNAVSLNGKDSYVQLPAGIVSRAQQLTVSGWVKANTLSDYVRIFDFGSGTNEYMFLTPKAGNTMLFAITNQGNGQGQEQTIEGPVLPTGVWKHVAVTLSGSTGILYVDGKEVGRNTNLTLNPISLGQTKNNFIGKSQYPDPYFNGLVDEFRIYSRALNATEVAGLASGTAQNLAATEKITALKEVNVTTHVGEKPELPSVVEATYGESSTKWVAVEWEDIAPAQYAAPGSFELKGKVEGTELKAIAKVTVIEAGGAAAPAVTPVSPETLVTPPTTTLSVTSALPPRPVSSAKSAGVS